In Paramicrobacterium humi, the genomic stretch ATGCCTCATCGTTCACGTGCATGGTGATGGTGACGGAGTAGGTTCCGGTCTCGTCGTCGAGCTTCGTGGAGTCGGGCGATGCGTCGGTGAAGCCCGTGAGGGTCGAGAGTCCGTTGAGCCAGGCGGAGACGTCGGGGACGGTCGAGCTCACGGCCGTGAACGCGAGCTCGGCGACGCGCTGGCCCTGCAGCGGAGTGTCGGCCTGCGCGTAGTCGACGAGCGGCGAGGCGGCCTCGATCTGCACGTCGGTGATGGCGACGTCGGCCGGCAGGGTCTTCTGCACGGCGTCGAGGTAGGCCTTCCAGTCGATCTCGGTCGCGGCGCCGACGCGCTGGCCGGCCTCGACCGTGGCCGCCTCTTGCTTGATCTCGCGCACTTCGCTGTACTTCTGCTGCTCGAGCAGCAGGTCGGTCGTGCGCTGCTGCTCGGCGACGAGGTTCGCGGCTGTCACGACCTGAAGTGCGAAGAGCCCGGAGACGGCGAGCGCCGTGACGACGACGGTGGCGATGACGCCCGTGATCACGCGATTGCGCACGATGCGATGCGTGTGCGCCGCCTTGATCTCGGGCGGCATGAGGTCGGCGCGGGGAATCGTGCCGACGATGATGTTCTCTGCGGCGCTCATGCTGCGCTCCCCAGGGCGAGGCCGAGTGCGACGGCGATGGCGGACTGGCTTGCGCGCAGCTGGTCGGGGTTGAGTCCGCGGGCGAGACCGACGCTCAAGTACGGATCCGCGTGCACGACTGGCAGACGGGTCAGCTCGCCGAGGGCTTCGGGCAGTCCGGAGAGGTGCGCTCCTCCCCCGGTGACGGCGATGCGCTCGAGCGGCGCGTCGGGGCGGGCGCTCGAGAAGTAGCCCACGGTGTTGCGGATGCTTGTGAGCAGCTCGTTCGCGGTCTCGTTGATGACGACCATGGCCTCTTCGTCGTTCGGGTCGGTGACGTGCGTGCGCAGGCCCATGAGACGTTTGACCTCTTCGGCGCGATCGAGCGACATCTCGAGGCGCTGACTGAGGGTCTCGGTGAGGTCGTCACCGCCGGCCGCGATGATGCGCACGAACTGCGGAACCCCGTTGGTGGCGATGACAACCGTGGTGGCCGTAGCGCCGATGTCGACGATGCCGACGGTTCCGCTGCCCTGCTCGGATCCGGCGAGCAGCCGTGCGAGGGCGAACGGGACGAGGTCGACGCCGTTCGCCGTGAGGCCGCCGTGCTCCACTGCTCTGACGTTTCCGACGACGGACTCGCGGATCGCGGCGATGAGCAGTCCGTTGATCGAGGGGCCGTGCTCGGTGAGCGCTTCGGACACGGGGTAGAAGTCGAGCAGCGCGTCGGCGACGGGGAACGGCAGCTGGTCCTGCACGATATACGGCAGCGACTCGCGGATGCGCTCGCGCGACATGCGCTGCACGCTGAAGTCGCGAGTGAGCACGCGCTGGTTGCCCATGCCGAGTACGACCTTTTTCGAACTGAACTTGCCCTCCGACCACAGCCGCTTCACGGCCGTGGACACGGTGTGCGGCTCGACGACCTCGCCGCGCTGCACCGCGCCGGGCGGGAGGGCGACCTCGTGGTACCTCACGAGAGTGGGGCGCGGCTTGGCGGCATCCTTCACCTCCACGGCCCTGACGGACCGGGTGCCGATGTCGACGCCGACGACGTTCGCTGCCATTGTTTCTCCTTGCTATGCCATGCCGAGCATGGTGAGGTATGCGGTGAAGAGGGGTTCGCCCGCGAGGGCGCCGATCAAGGCGCCGGCGAGCATCCACGGGCCGAAGGGGATGCCGCTCTTGCGGTTCGCGCGGCGCAGGGCGATGAGCGCGAGCGAGACCAGGCCGCCGACGACGAAGGCCGCGAACCCGCCGACGAGCAGCGAACCCCAGCCGAGGTAGCCGAGGTAGAGACCGAGCAGGCCGGCGAGCTTGACGTCGCCGAAGCCCATGCCGCCCGGGTAGACGAGGGCGAGCACGAGGTAGAGCACGAACAGGATGACGGCTCCCGCGAGGGTGCGAAGCGCGCCCGCCCAGTCGCCGGTGAGGGCGGATGCTGTGAGCAGCAGCGCCCCGGCGACGAGGTAGGCCGGCCGCACGATGCGGTTCGGCAGCTTCTGCGTGCGCAGGTCGATGAGGGTGAGCGGGATGCTGATCGCCGCGAGGTACAGGAACGCGACGAGCGCGAGCGAGGCGGCGACGCCGTGCGGCCAGAGTGTTTCGGCTGCGGCGATGCGCGGCATGAACCAGGCCGCGACGGCGACGAAGAAGATGCCCGACGCGGCCTCGACGAGCGGGTACTGCGCCGAGATCGGTTCGCGGCAGGTGCGGCAGCGTCCGCGCAGCAGCAGCCACGACAGCACAGGGATGTTGTCGCGCGAGCGGATGGGGCTGTCGCAGCCCGGGCAGGCGCTCGGCGGCGACGCGACCGAGAGCCCGAGGGGCACCCGGTAGGCGACGACGTTGAGGAACGAGCCGATCGCGAGGCCGAAGAGGCCGATGAACGCGATGAGCAGGACGGCGAGCGCGGTATCGATCATCGTGTGCTCCCGTCAGCGTTGAAGGCGGAGCCGACGCTGCCGACCTTGCTGATGCCGTACGTCGTCGAGACGGGCGAAAGGAACTTCGGCGGGGCGGTATATCGCAGCCGGTCGTCGTAGTTGTAGTCCTTGTCGTAACCGGTGTTTCCCGTGGTCGCCACAGGACCGCGGAACTTCTGGGCGATCGCGCCCTTCACGGTGAGTGTTCCTCGGCTGGAGCCGACGTCGTAGTTCTGCACAGTGAAGCTGTGTGCGACCGAGAGGATGGCCGCGCTGATTGTGCGGTTCTTGGCCATTGTGAATCCGTAGGATCTACAGGTAGTTCTGTTGCCGCGCCAGTCGGTGTTCCAACTCGTGCAGGTGTAGGGATTCCAGACGAAGACGGCGGTGTTGCCGACAAGACCGAGAATGTCAGAGCCCGCGTCTTTGTACTTGATATCGCCGGTGACGTAGAGGTAGTTCTCCGAGGCGATAGTCATGGCCCCCGATAGCGTTCCCTTGACAAAGGCGTCGCCGTTGCGACACCCATAGTGTGCAGGGTCCAGCGACGGCACTTTCTCGTCTGCCATGGGATACGCAAGAGAACCCAAAGTCCATCCGGAGCCGCCGGATTTGCAGGTGAAGCCGTCCGGCCATGAGCCATTCCGCGTGTAGTTCTTGTTTGATGACACCGACGGCACGTTCTGCACGTAGACGAGGTTCTCGTCGAGCACGTTGATCTTGGCGCCACCGCTCGAACCGAGCTGGTTCGAGTCTGTGCCGGGTGTTCCGCACTCACTTGGTTTCGTACCGCTCGTTGCCCCGTCGCCCGCTACGCGCGTGAACTTCGTGAATGGTGAGTGGACGGTCATCGTGCCATCGCCGTTCAGCACAATGCTTGTCGGCCCAGTGTAGAGGCACCCGGGCTGGGGGACGTCGTCACCGAGATCGGTTCGGACTTCCTTCTTCATCTCGGAATTGGTCTCTGGCATGCCAATCGTTTGGCCGGACTTGGGCTTGCCGTAGTTGAACCGGGGATTCGAGCAGGAGGCGATGTAGTTCGAGCCGCTTGTTCCGGGGTCTCCCGTGGTCACTTCGCCATTGAACGTGCCGCACAGTCGGAGCGTGTCGTTGGAGTGCATAGGGCCGTTCATCGTGTCGCCGGAGGCGAACTGGATGGTGTCGCAACTCACCGAGCCCTGCCACTGGTATCTCACCGTACAGCTTCGACCACCGAGGTCCGGATCCCGCACTTCGTAGTCGGTGAAGTACAGGAAGTCGATGAAGCCGCTCTGCCGTAGATCCGCCACGACGGTTCGCGTGGAGTCGCCTACCCGGCCCGTAGAGCGAAGACTGAGCACCCCCTTTGCGGAGTACTTTGAGTTGTCGACCTCATAGCGGAAGGTGGCTGCTCCCCCGCTGCCGGGCACCGTTGCCCAGGAGCCGCTTGGCCCCATGCCGAACGCTGGGTTATTGCTGTCGACGGAGACGTTACTTGTCGACGAGAAGTCTGAGACTGGATTGCCGAATTTCGTGTACGTCGAGTCGTTCGCGAGTCGGTTGCGGTACTCCTCGACGCCGGCGTAGGCAGCGGCGAGCGCGGCGTTCCAGTCTTCGTTTGTCTTTGAGCTACGAACTCCGCTCAGCCCGATAGCGACGGCTGTGCTGATCACCATCATGAGCACGACGCCCATGATGATTGCCATGACGAGTGCGGCGCCGCGTTCCTCTTGGGCACGCGTCCGCGTTCGAAGCAGCATTCGGGCTAGTGAGCGTTTCATTCCTGCCTCACATTTCCGAGATTCGGCACGCCGACCACGTTGTCAAGGTCGACTGTGCGCAGATCCGCTCCACCATCTGCTGCCTCGACGCGCATCGTGATCGAGACTGACGTGACTTTCGCGCGTTGGTCGGGCGACAGGGTGCCGTTGGTTCCGCCGGTGATCTTCGTTCCGGCCTCGTCCAGGTAGGTGAAGAGCGGCTTCTCTTCAGAGACGAGTAGGGATCCGCTGAGGTTGCGCGAGGTGGAAGGCGTGCTCGATGGCCAGGTCCAGTATTCTCCGGTTTTCGTGGCCGCCCAGCGCGTTTCGATGAGCTCCCTGTCCGCGTTGATCCAGAACTGCACCTTGACCGGCGTGAGACCCGCTGATGTCGAGTCGAGAATCGAGTACACCGTGAGCGAGTCGGATTTAGCCTCCGGGAACGCCGCGATCAGATCAGTCGTGCTGGCCTGGGTAATTGTCGTTCCGTTGCGGATTACTAAAGACACTTCATTCATCGCGTTTGCGGCCACGCGCGTACTGGCGTCGATCGCTTGACTCTGATTCGACGACCGCGTGATGCTCACGTACATTCCTGCGACGACGGTGAGCAATACGGAGAAGACCAGCATCGACACGAGGAGTTCAGACATGCTGATTCCTTGCTCTTGGTCTCCGGTCCGCTCGAGTCGCGCGCGCAGTTGCGAGATCACGGCGCCACCCTGGGGTCGAGCGTGACCACGTTCGCGGCAGTGTCGATGACTCCTCCGGTGACGATCGTCACGTTGCTCACCGAGATAGTGGACTCGGTCGGCCACCATCCACCAGTCGCGATGGAAAACGACCACGTGCCGTACGGCAGTCCGATCGTGACATCACCGTTTACTGTGCCGAAGTTGTACTTATGCGTCGTCGTGCACACCGGCTCACCGGGGAGTTTCGGCGTCGTCTGTTGTGTCGCGTAGAGTGTGCCGCTTTGCCCCAAAATTGTGACGGCTGCGACGGGCATGTCGACGGTCACACCTCCGCCGGGATCCGCAGCAGCACCCGGCATGCGAGAGCCCGCGAGTGCCGGATCGACCGTCGAGTCAGGTTCCCACGCGCTCGGGTCGACGACTGTGCAGGGCTTCTCCGTTGTCGGGCCGGCGTATGCGCCGAGCAGCGCCTCGTATCCCGACTGCCAGGGGAACAGGTCGTACGAACTCGCTGCAGAGCTGGGGGTGAAAGCGCCATATGTGCTGAGGAAGCTCACATCCCGATTTGACGCGAGCTTGAGAGCAGGAGGTTCAGCCGCGGGGTTTGGTTTTGCGATGGCGTTCACGTTATAAGTCGCGGCCTTGTCATAGGTGAAGGCGACAGCCGAGGACGTCCCTTCCGCGACGGTCGTCGTCGCTTTTGGAGTCGAAGTCGACTGCGTGCTGCTGATACCGCCGCTGACGTTGATGGACACGTCGTACGTTCCTGGTTCGACGTTCAGGATGTAGCTGCACCCGTCGGCGTCTGTTGCGGGAATCGTTTCGGTAATCGTGGTTGCCCCGCCGGACTTGGGTACCGCTTTGACGGTAACGCCGGCGTAGCCGCTGCCGGACCCCTTGGTCACCGAGACGAGGATCGTGCCGGTTGTGGGCTGGTTGATGCGCGAACCGGGGGTGAGAATCGTATCCGCTTGAACGGGGTTGGCTCCTTGAGCTTTTTGCTCGGGCCAACTCACTCGGACGTTGATGCGCTTGTATTGCAGCGAGTCCCCACCACTCGTGCAGCTGACGTCGGCGCCAGAAGAGGAGACCCAGGAGGTGTCGCGAGTGATCGTGTAAGTGGTTCCACCGACCGTCTTCGTCGAGGGGTTGTCGGTGACAGCAAAGACGTCGTCAAATGACCGGACGAGGTCGATTTCTGAAGCGGCTAGGTTCACGGCGGCAGTCCGCTCGCGGTTGTCTCGAGTGAGCGACATGACGTTGGTCATGGTGAAGGCGACGCCAAGTGCGATGATCGCGAATATCATCATCGCGACGATGACTTCGATGAGCGTCATGCCCGATTCGGGTTCGGACTGGCTCTGGAGAATGGCGCGGATGCGGCGCACGGGTATCACCTCCGCTAGGGATCAGAGGGTGAGAACGATATTGGCAGAGGCGGGATGCTGGCACTTCCAGCATCCCGCCACCTACAAGAATCGACTAGCTGCACTTTCCATCAGTCACGCCGTCACCGGCTGTGATGGAGAACCAACCTTCAGAGGCATCCTTACCGTCGCGGTGTGCCTGAAGACAAAAGTCA encodes the following:
- the pilM gene encoding type IV pilus assembly protein PilM, translating into MAANVVGVDIGTRSVRAVEVKDAAKPRPTLVRYHEVALPPGAVQRGEVVEPHTVSTAVKRLWSEGKFSSKKVVLGMGNQRVLTRDFSVQRMSRERIRESLPYIVQDQLPFPVADALLDFYPVSEALTEHGPSINGLLIAAIRESVVGNVRAVEHGGLTANGVDLVPFALARLLAGSEQGSGTVGIVDIGATATTVVIATNGVPQFVRIIAAGGDDLTETLSQRLEMSLDRAEEVKRLMGLRTHVTDPNDEEAMVVINETANELLTSIRNTVGYFSSARPDAPLERIAVTGGGAHLSGLPEALGELTRLPVVHADPYLSVGLARGLNPDQLRASQSAIAVALGLALGSAA
- a CDS encoding type IV pilus modification PilV family protein, which translates into the protein MISQLRARLERTGDQEQGISMSELLVSMLVFSVLLTVVAGMYVSITRSSNQSQAIDASTRVAANAMNEVSLVIRNGTTITQASTTDLIAAFPEAKSDSLTVYSILDSTSAGLTPVKVQFWINADRELIETRWAATKTGEYWTWPSSTPSTSRNLSGSLLVSEEKPLFTYLDEAGTKITGGTNGTLSPDQRAKVTSVSITMRVEAADGGADLRTVDLDNVVGVPNLGNVRQE
- a CDS encoding type IV pilus modification PilV family protein, whose amino-acid sequence is MRRIRAILQSQSEPESGMTLIEVIVAMMIFAIIALGVAFTMTNVMSLTRDNRERTAAVNLAASEIDLVRSFDDVFAVTDNPSTKTVGGTTYTITRDTSWVSSSGADVSCTSGGDSLQYKRINVRVSWPEQKAQGANPVQADTILTPGSRINQPTTGTILVSVTKGSGSGYAGVTVKAVPKSGGATTITETIPATDADGCSYILNVEPGTYDVSINVSGGISSTQSTSTPKATTTVAEGTSSAVAFTYDKAATYNVNAIAKPNPAAEPPALKLASNRDVSFLSTYGAFTPSSAASSYDLFPWQSGYEALLGAYAGPTTEKPCTVVDPSAWEPDSTVDPALAGSRMPGAAADPGGGVTVDMPVAAVTILGQSGTLYATQQTTPKLPGEPVCTTTHKYNFGTVNGDVTIGLPYGTWSFSIATGGWWPTESTISVSNVTIVTGGVIDTAANVVTLDPRVAP
- a CDS encoding prepilin peptidase, encoding MIDTALAVLLIAFIGLFGLAIGSFLNVVAYRVPLGLSVASPPSACPGCDSPIRSRDNIPVLSWLLLRGRCRTCREPISAQYPLVEAASGIFFVAVAAWFMPRIAAAETLWPHGVAASLALVAFLYLAAISIPLTLIDLRTQKLPNRIVRPAYLVAGALLLTASALTGDWAGALRTLAGAVILFVLYLVLALVYPGGMGFGDVKLAGLLGLYLGYLGWGSLLVGGFAAFVVGGLVSLALIALRRANRKSGIPFGPWMLAGALIGALAGEPLFTAYLTMLGMA